From a region of the Microcebus murinus isolate Inina chromosome 23, M.murinus_Inina_mat1.0, whole genome shotgun sequence genome:
- the RABIF gene encoding guanine nucleotide exchange factor MSS4, producing MEQSEQLSELVSAEGRNRKAVLCQRCGSRVLQPGTALFSRRQLFLPSMRKKPALADGSNPDGDLLQEHWLVNDMFIFENVGFTKDVGNIKFLVCADCEIGPIGWHCLDDKNSFYVALERVSHE from the exons ATGGAACAATCGGAGCAGCTGAGCGAGCTGGTGTCAGCCGAGGGCCGGAACCGGAAGGCGGTGCTGTGCCAGCGTTGCGGCTCCCGGGTGCTGCAGCCGGGGACTGCTCTCTTCTCCCGCCGACAG CTTTTCCTTCCCTCCATGAGAAAGAAGCCGGCGCTGGCTGATGGCAGCAATCCCGATGGTGATCTCCTCCAGGAACACTGGCTGGTGAATGACATGTTCATCTTTGAGAATGTGGGCTTCACCAAGGACGTGGGCAACATCAAGTTTCTGGTCTGTGCAGACTGTGAAATTGGACCCATTGGCTGGCATTGCCTAGATGACAAGAACAGTTTCTATGTGGCCTTGGAACGGGTTTCCCACGAGTAA
- the LOC105860065 gene encoding tubulin alpha-1C chain, which translates to MGPRGEHGRGAARVYKARRPAPECAVVLETRSPSAADGPPHGAPRGAAMRECISIHVGQAGVQMGNACWELYCLEHSIQPNGTMPSDKALGSGDDSFNTFFSETGAGRRVPRAVFVDLEPAVIDRVRTGLYRQLFHPEQLISGKEDAANNYARGHYTVGKELIDLVLERIRKLTDQCTGLQGFLIFHSFGGGTGSGFTSLLMERLSVDYGKKSKLEFAIYPAPQVSTAVVEPYNSILTTHTTLEHSDCAFMVDNEAIYDICRRNLDIERPTYTNLNRLIGQIVSSITASLRFDGALNVDLTEFQTNLVPYPRIHFPLVTYAPIISAEKAYHEQLSVAEITNACFEPSNQMVKCDPRHGKYMACCMLYRGEVVPKDVNAAIATIKTKRSIQFVDWCPTGFKVGINYQPPTVVPGGDLAKVQRAVCMLSNTTAIAEAWARLDHKFDLMYAKRAFVHWYVGEGMEEGEFSEAREDLAALEKDYEEVGAESMDGEDENEEF; encoded by the exons ATGGGGCCCCGCGGGGAGCACGGCCGCGGCGCGGCGCGGGTATATAAGGCCCGCCGGCCGGCACCCGAGTGCGCGGTGGTGCTGGAGACCCGTAGCCCGTCTGCAGCCGACGGTCCTCCGCACGGTGCGCCCAGAGGAGCAGCCATG CGAGAGTGCATCTCCATCCACGTGGGCCAGGCCGGGGTGCAGATGGGCAACGCCTGCTGGGAGCTCTACTGCCTGGAGCACAGCATCCAGCCCAATGGCACCATGCCCAGCGACAAGGCCCTGGGGAGTGGCGATGACTCCTTCAACACCTTTTTCAGTGAGACGGGGGCCGGCAGGCGTGTGCCCCGGGCTGTCTTTGTGGACCTGGAGCCTGCTGTCATAG ATAGGGTAAGAACTGGCCTTTATAGGCAGCTCTTCCACCCTGAGCAGCTGATATCTGGCAAGGAGGATGCTGCCAACAACTACGCCCGCGGCCACTACACCGTGGGCAAGGAGCTCATCGACCTGGTGCTGGAGCGGATCCGCAAACTG ACAGACCAGTGCACCGGGCTGCAGGGCTTTCTGATCTTCCACAGTTTTGGGGGCGGCACCGGCTCGGGCTTCACCTCCCTGCTGATGGAGCGGCTCTCTGTTGACTACGGCAAGAAGTCCAAGCTGGAGTTTGCCATCTACCCAGCCCCCCAGGTCTCCACAGCGGTGGTGGAGCCCTACAACTCCATCCTGACCACCCACACCACCCTGGAGCACTCGGACTGCGCCTTCATGGTGGACAACGAGGCCATCTACGACATCTGCCGCCGCAACCTGGACATCGAGCGCCCCACCTACACCAACCTCAACCGGCTCATCGGCCAGATCGTGTCCTCCATCACCGCCTCGCTGCGTTTCGACGGCGCCCTCAACGTGGACCTCACGGAGTTCCAGACGAATCTGGTGCCCTACCCCCGCATCCACTTCCCGCTGGTGACCTACGCGCCCATCATCTCGGCGGAGAAGGCCTACCACGAGCAGCTCTCGGTGGCCGAGATCACCAACGCCTGCTTCGAGCCTTCCAACCAGATGGTCAAGTGCGACCCTCGCCACGGCAAGTACATGGCCTGCTGCATGCTCTACCGAGGGGAAGTGGTGCCCAAGGACGTGAACGCCGCCATCGCCACCATCAAGACCAAGCGCAGCATCCAGTTTGTGGACTGGTGCCCCACAGGGTTCAAG GTTGGCATCAACTACCAGCCCCCCACCGTGGTGCCCGGGGGCGACCTGGCCAAGGTGCAGCGGGCAGTCTGCATGCTGAGCAACACCACGGCCATCGCCGAGGCCTGGGCCCGCCTCGACCACAAGTTCGACCTGATGTACGCCAAGCGGGCGTTTGTGCACTGGTACGTGGGCGAGGGCATGGAGGAAGGGGAGTTCTCCGAGGCCCGCGAGGACCTGGCTGCCCTGGAGAAGGATTATGAAGAAGTAGGCGCGGAGTCTATGGACGGAGAGGATGAGAATGAGGAGTTCTAG